The genomic DNA GGAAAGATAGCCCGGCGTACCCACGACCGCGCCGCGCCGCGACAGCGTGTCGACCGGACCGGTCATCGCTGCTAAGCCGAAGTCCAAGATCTTCGGACGTCCCTTTTCCGATTCGATCCAGATGTTCGCCGGCTTGATATCGCGGTGCACGATTCCTTGCTTGTGCGCGGCGCCGAGCCCGCGTGCGATCTGGCGTCCGAGCGCGATGATCTGTTTGATGTTGAACTTGTAGCCTTTTCGTAACACCTGTTCCAGCGATTGCCCCTTCAATAACTCCATCGCTAAGAAAGGGGTGTTGTTCTGTTCATCGACTTCGAAGATCGTCGCCACATTGTCGTGATGAACGGCTGCCTGAGCGCGGGCCTCGCGGACAAATCGCTCGCGGGCGTTCTTGGATGCTGCGATCCGTTGGCTCATCACTTTTAAAGCGACTTTACGTCGTAAACGCTGATCCTCCGCTAGAAAGACCTTTCCCATCCCTCCCTCGCCGATCAGCTCCAAGATGCGATACGACCCTAGCCGACCAATCTCATCGGGCAGTTCGGGAGGCGACAAAAATGAGTAATCTTGGGAGCGCGTGCTCATCCGCGTTTTAGGTTGATCGAGATCGGGACGCTTGCCGTTGCGTAGGGCATCAAATCACCAGACTAAGCCCCGCACCTGCCCTGTTCAACGGTAGAGATGCTCTGCCGGAGTAATTCTTCCGGTGGCCTCCCTCTTGATTGGACTCCGCTCGATCGTTCTCCTCTCGTAATCGGCTGGGCATCGTCGATCCGATCATCACGGCAGCGTCTGGACCGGTGTCGTCGGGCGAGCTCTTCGGGCGTGCCAGTTAGATCGCTCAGGCGGCTCGTTCAACCTGCGGTAATCCAGCCAGCCAAGCCTAAATGTGTGTCGCTTTAAGAAAACGTTGTTGTTTGGTCGGCATGGATTATGGCAATATCTCCCGTCCCGGTCGCGATCGTTGGAAACGTTGGTTCAGCCGACCGTCGCACCGCTCGACTACTTGCGTCTTCGGCCGCAGCCGAGAATTTCTCAAATCGCATTGGGCTCGGTTTGCAGGGCGCCCCAGAGCGCTTGGATCGCAAGCTCTGTCTCCTGCAAACTCGCCGCTCCGCCAAGGCAGACTCGGAGCGCTTCGGGAGCTTCGATATCGACGCAGAAGCGATCCGATGCCACCACGCCCAACGCATAGCCGCGCATCCAATCGACAAGGTGGGCCCGAGTCCAGGGTTTTTCCAGACGGATCCAGGCGTGAAAAGCATGTTCATCGGTTTGCACGATATCGGCCGGCAGGTAGCGTTTGAGCAACCGCTGTCGCGCCCGGGTCGACGATCGCACCGATGCCAGAACGGCGTCGGCCAGTCCCGATTCAATCCAATGAGTTGCCAAGGTGGCGCAGACCGGCGACGCCATCACGGAAACCGCTCGCAGCGCCGACAGCACGCCGCTGGCCCGTTGGTCGCGTGGGGCAACCAGATACGCGATCCGCAACCCCGGTGCCAAACACTTGGCTAACGTCGTCACGTAGAATGTGATCTCGGGGGCTAGCGCGGCAAACGGCGGTGGACCGGCTGTCGGCAGCATCCCGTAAGCATCGTCTTCGATAATTGCGATCCCATGTTTGCGAGCGACCTGCACGATCTCGCTGCGGCGCTGGATCGGCATCGTTTCAACCGTTGGATTGCGAAGCGTTGGATTGAGGTAAACCACACGCACCCGATTTTCCCGGGCCGCTCGATCGAGCGCCGCTGGCAACATCCCGTGAGCATCTCCAGGCAGCCCCATCAAGCGGCGGCGCAGCGTCGATGCGACTTCTTTGATTCCCGAATACGTGATCTGATCGCACCCGATCACGTCGTCGGGCGATCCGATCTTAGCGACAATCGCTCCCAGCGCAACATGCGCTCCTGCCGTCACGTAGACAGCTTCGGGACCGGCATCGATCCCACGATTCGACAGCCACCGGATCGCTGCGGCGCGATCGCGCATCGATCCGCCCAGCGGTTGGTATCGTAACACCGAAGGCATCGATTCGGAAACCACGTGAAATGAATCGGCGATCGCCGTCAGCACATCGGGATCGGCGACATCGGGCGGTTGATTCATCGATCGATCCGCGAGATCAAATTGTCGGCCGACACGGGTCGGTTGCGGCGAACTGCGGCGGACAAACGTCCCCGCCCCGACTCGAGCTTCGACCAGCCCGCGTCGCGCCGCTTCGGAGTACCCGCGGGCGACTGTGGTCACGTCCAAATTCAAGCGTTTGGCAAGCGTCCGTTGCGTCGGTAAATGGTCGCCACCTCGCAACCTCCCGTCTTGAATATCGGCAGCGATCGCTTCGGCCACAGCCAAATAGATCGGGATGTCTGCGCGCTCGACATCGGGCAACCAGTCGTCTCGTCGCTGCGATGTTTTGTTCTTCACAACCATCCCTCTCTCGAACCCGTGAACGCCAATTGGCCAGAATTGCGTGGCTCCTAGACTAGATGAATAGCCATTCAATCGCTAGCAGATTCTGTGTTGTAAATCGCAACCAAAGTGAACGTTTCACCGATTAAGTTACAATTGCGCGGTTGATTTGCCTATTGATTGACTGCATCCAAAAGGTCGATTGAATGGATTGCTAACGATCTGCCAAAGCTAGATTGACGGGGCGGCTGCGGTGGGGCATTACTACTTTCATGAGCACCCATTCACCCGATCCGACTGCGACTTCCAAGCCCAAACTGACCCGCGATGAACAGATCAAGGCGGACAGCCAATATCTCGCTGGAGAGATCGCCCAAGAGTTGGCCGACGAATCACCGAGCTTTGGGACCGAGACGCTGAAGCTGCTGAAGTTCCACGGCACCTACCAACAGGACGACCGCGATCAACGCAGCGTGCTCCGCAAACAGGGAAAGGAGAAGGCGTTCTCGATGATGGTCCGCTGCCGGATTCCTGGCGGTCGGTTGACGGCGCGACAGTTTCTTGCACATCTGGATATCTGTGACCTTCTGGGCAATTCGACCATGAAGATCACCACGCGTCAGACGATCCAATTGCATGGTGTCGTGCGACGTGACTTGCAGCAAACCATTCGCAAGATCAACGCAATCGGATTATCGACACTCGCTGCCTGCGGCGATGTCAATCGCAACGTGATGTGCTGCCCTCGCAAGCAAAACGATCCCGTCCATCGCGAACTCCAACGCCTTGCGGATGCCTTGGCTGTCTCGCTCGCTCCGCAAACATCCGCTTATCACGAACTGTGGGTCACCGACGTACAAACGGGGGAACGCATGTTCGCATCCCATACTCCCAGCGATCCGTCGGGGGATGAAAGCGATGGCGGAGCGGAGGCAACATCAAATGTCGAGCCGCTGTATGGGCCGACCTATCTGCCGCGAAAATTCAAATGTGGGATCGCATTGCCAGCGGACAACTGCATCGATATCTACACCCAAGACCTTGGCTTCCTGGCAGTCGTTCGCGACGGACGCGTGATCGGATACAACGTGTTGGTCGGGGGCGGCATGGGGACCACGCCCAGCCAAAAGAAGACCTATCCAGCGGTTGCCAAACGGCTGGCGTTCTGCACCGCGGAACAAGCTGTCGACGTAGCGAAAGCTGTTTTGATCGTGCAACGCGACAATGGGGATCGAAGCGATCGAAAGGTTGCCAGGATGAAATATCTTGTCGACCGCTGGGGAATCGAAACGTTTCGCCAGCATGTCCAGCGTCTGCTCAACTTCCCGTTGGGCGATTGCACCGAGGATGATGTCCAGGACGTCGACGATCACATGGGCTGGCAAGCTCAAGACGATGGGCTCTTCTCTTACGGGTTGAGCATCGAAAACGGGCGAGTCAAAGATCAAGCCGCCAAGCAACTGAAAACCGGGCTGCGAGAGATCGTCAACTATCTAGGAACGGAGGTTCGTTTGGCGGGGAACCAGAGCCTGATCTTCTGCGACATCCGCACCGACCAACGCCAACGCATCGCCGAGATCCTGGTTGCCAATGGGATTCGCCCGACCGAAGAGGTAAGCATGGCGCGACGGTACGCGATGGCTTGCGTGGCACTTCCGTCGTGTGGTTTGGCGATTACCGAAGCCGAACGGCGACTGCCTAGATTGATCGACGACCTGGAACGCGAACTCGCACGTCTGGGGCTGTGTGCCAAGCGGTTCACGATCCGCATGACCGGTTGCCCCAATGGATGTGCCCGCCCCTACGTCGCCGATATCGGCTTGGTTGGCAAAGCGGTCGATCGCTACACGATCTACGTTGGCGGAACCTTGCTTGGAACGCGGTTGGCTTTCAGCTATCGCGACATGGTCGCCGCCTCGGACCTGGTGCCTCAGTTGGTCCAGCTGTTCACCGCCTACAAACATCACGCCAGCGATGGCGAAAGCTTGGGCGATTTCTGTAATCGATTCGGTGATGGGCTCGCGGCGATCGTTGACGACACCGCGGCGGGGCCAACTGTCGACGGGCCTACATCGATTTAATGCAGCAGTAAACGGCAGCAAGTCTCTCCACGGCTCGCTTCCTTTCGGATAACTCAGGAGCAAACAATGGAACAACTAAAAGGTTTGTGGCGCGACACGAAATACTTGTGGCTCGGGTTTGCG from Rosistilla carotiformis includes the following:
- a CDS encoding aminotransferase-like domain-containing protein, whose product is MKNKTSQRRDDWLPDVERADIPIYLAVAEAIAADIQDGRLRGGDHLPTQRTLAKRLNLDVTTVARGYSEAARRGLVEARVGAGTFVRRSSPQPTRVGRQFDLADRSMNQPPDVADPDVLTAIADSFHVVSESMPSVLRYQPLGGSMRDRAAAIRWLSNRGIDAGPEAVYVTAGAHVALGAIVAKIGSPDDVIGCDQITYSGIKEVASTLRRRLMGLPGDAHGMLPAALDRAARENRVRVVYLNPTLRNPTVETMPIQRRSEIVQVARKHGIAIIEDDAYGMLPTAGPPPFAALAPEITFYVTTLAKCLAPGLRIAYLVAPRDQRASGVLSALRAVSVMASPVCATLATHWIESGLADAVLASVRSSTRARQRLLKRYLPADIVQTDEHAFHAWIRLEKPWTRAHLVDWMRGYALGVVASDRFCVDIEAPEALRVCLGGAASLQETELAIQALWGALQTEPNAI
- a CDS encoding NADPH-dependent assimilatory sulfite reductase hemoprotein subunit, which produces MSTHSPDPTATSKPKLTRDEQIKADSQYLAGEIAQELADESPSFGTETLKLLKFHGTYQQDDRDQRSVLRKQGKEKAFSMMVRCRIPGGRLTARQFLAHLDICDLLGNSTMKITTRQTIQLHGVVRRDLQQTIRKINAIGLSTLAACGDVNRNVMCCPRKQNDPVHRELQRLADALAVSLAPQTSAYHELWVTDVQTGERMFASHTPSDPSGDESDGGAEATSNVEPLYGPTYLPRKFKCGIALPADNCIDIYTQDLGFLAVVRDGRVIGYNVLVGGGMGTTPSQKKTYPAVAKRLAFCTAEQAVDVAKAVLIVQRDNGDRSDRKVARMKYLVDRWGIETFRQHVQRLLNFPLGDCTEDDVQDVDDHMGWQAQDDGLFSYGLSIENGRVKDQAAKQLKTGLREIVNYLGTEVRLAGNQSLIFCDIRTDQRQRIAEILVANGIRPTEEVSMARRYAMACVALPSCGLAITEAERRLPRLIDDLERELARLGLCAKRFTIRMTGCPNGCARPYVADIGLVGKAVDRYTIYVGGTLLGTRLAFSYRDMVAASDLVPQLVQLFTAYKHHASDGESLGDFCNRFGDGLAAIVDDTAAGPTVDGPTSI